Proteins encoded in a region of the Isoalcanivorax pacificus W11-5 genome:
- a CDS encoding outer membrane protein transport protein, whose translation MSAIESVRRGTVRRAAQPLTTIACASLLLGAVVPAVANMGNTATTYGILPMDIASAQAMSMFNTQVSATYYNPAYLARDQRGELTGGLFHAEHELRVESQGGSNPPVRSGGDVLDDTPSQQVLIGLKTDISSITKYDKPLYLGFMAGIEEFGQEMLAFTSETSDEGQFFNYGRQPLFLNVGAGMNVWRGIDVGASLRVTLHADASMRTRSTLAGETSAESLKVKAKPVMRPIVGINIRWGETFCSQTPCWMDPIETALVYKGYSNTRTKVSANAVIPGTIPPPGLDLAIQTLDSFQPEIISAGLLYNWGRARIALAAEVQRWSRLEEEFERDTIKNQANMQFEDIVIPRLGITYQVSDIISVTTGVAYEKSPLENRESLDVNYFDNDRYVFGLGGSLEIKNPPILAFPMRLDFGYQYHMLRDRDFDLSRSSEPNNPYETITADGDVHVFAGSVTLKF comes from the coding sequence ATGTCAGCCATTGAATCCGTCCGCCGTGGCACCGTGCGCCGCGCTGCTCAACCACTGACCACCATCGCTTGTGCGAGCCTGCTGCTGGGTGCCGTTGTCCCGGCCGTGGCGAACATGGGCAACACGGCTACCACCTATGGCATCCTGCCGATGGACATTGCGTCCGCGCAGGCAATGTCGATGTTCAATACCCAGGTGTCGGCGACCTACTACAACCCGGCCTACCTGGCGCGTGACCAGCGCGGCGAACTGACCGGCGGCCTGTTCCATGCCGAACATGAACTGCGGGTGGAAAGCCAGGGCGGCAGCAATCCGCCCGTGCGCAGCGGCGGCGATGTGCTGGATGACACGCCTTCGCAACAGGTATTGATCGGCCTGAAGACAGATATCTCCTCCATCACCAAATATGACAAGCCGCTGTATCTCGGCTTCATGGCCGGCATTGAAGAATTTGGCCAGGAGATGCTCGCCTTTACCTCGGAGACCTCCGATGAAGGCCAGTTCTTCAATTACGGCCGCCAGCCACTGTTCCTGAATGTGGGGGCCGGCATGAACGTGTGGCGCGGTATTGATGTGGGCGCCTCGCTGCGCGTTACGCTGCATGCAGATGCAAGCATGCGCACGCGCAGCACCCTGGCCGGCGAAACCAGCGCCGAAAGCCTGAAAGTGAAAGCCAAGCCGGTGATGCGGCCGATTGTCGGCATCAACATTCGCTGGGGTGAAACCTTCTGTTCGCAGACCCCCTGCTGGATGGACCCGATTGAAACGGCGCTGGTCTACAAGGGCTATTCCAATACTCGCACCAAGGTCAGCGCGAACGCCGTGATCCCCGGCACCATCCCGCCGCCGGGGCTGGACCTGGCGATCCAGACGCTGGATTCCTTCCAGCCGGAAATCATCAGCGCCGGCCTGTTGTACAACTGGGGCCGCGCACGCATCGCGCTGGCCGCGGAAGTGCAGCGCTGGTCGCGTCTGGAAGAAGAGTTTGAGCGCGATACGATCAAGAACCAGGCCAATATGCAATTCGAGGACATCGTGATCCCGCGCCTGGGTATCACCTATCAGGTGTCCGACATCATCTCCGTGACCACAGGCGTGGCCTACGAAAAGTCACCGCTGGAAAACCGCGAGTCACTGGATGTGAATTACTTTGACAACGACCGTTACGTGTTCGGCCTCGGTGGCAGCCTGGAAATCAAGAACCCGCCGATCCTCGCATTCCCCATGCGGCTGGATTTTGGCTACCAGTATCACATGCTGCGTGACCGTGATTTTGACCTGAGCCGCAGCAGTGAACCGAACAATCCGTATGAAACGATCACCGCCGACGGGGACGTGCATGTATTTGCCGGCTCCGTCACGCTGAAGTTCTGA
- a CDS encoding Ig-like domain-containing protein: protein MTKHSIRCAALLAATLLVSACGGGSTQRTSTDNWDHARLEYSFPYDTQQEVSTRAPVALRFSDALTDTAPGDAVQILDAADQPVAFTADTVDDGRSLVLTPLNPLDPAAAYRIVLGTLNTSAGEARVPAEGIHFRTRAAIRGGRDAMTVTPDDSGGFVINRVIPDGDVLPVMDFSSFRVQFSQPLARASVRYGDTVSLTDGDGTLVPAAVLVKGHYLTLDPTADLTPGETYQFTAGAGLRNVFDEPFTETSLSWTPKDSAPREILVQRAADSQDGTILSPLTGAPINSVPVNALLLGDESSSQQQGDVHAELAFVPNFPDVTPLRVPRGSLLRGSSVTVDIAGQVPAGFETGEISVRFVSDASGFLLPNRYTQAEDSPRHVQLFMDVAMTAENPEANGALSQDLLHLELAGTAIVEDGVLVINAIGVVEPEVLGLEQAWGVLSFRLEAYADQGNAPAPEIDSEPPTLQSWVPGDRLRQVKGGDPMILNFSEALDPATLEGAIGVSINGAATDDVSWYLDGASVVLRPQGGLAYNTDYEITLSDQIADLAGNTLAPETLTFRTDTYIGNGDRAPFALTAYPGFPCAIESGSADLANDIQGTCVTKEAGTAGDALPVTSLPANRAIRVRFSQSMDADSITLGESCDTGTFRVERVNNSGVCEDVVPGTLSVAERGVTFEPDSAWEEGVLYRYVLASDSSPTCGTNAICSVFNAPLQTAMLRENDALAGGPPMQVYFRGTAVTDSVMQTLSNLPTADVNANFVLDDGEQGAVEEPPGSGVFPTPANATQVLEVSGGGLVGKVNVGCGFSGIGNTPQTCPGEKFIYLTGALDVDILGWDEAEGAIAVNIYPTLLMTSSLRTFATILGISQEIPTGPQVMRLRYAPDDNGERTRPIPGWIRTGPTGPVFETSLDLYLDAPYLHPPLGLSHNLKSYPLDGLSLSGPITFLEDGRMQIEQVSLGGLPINVSIAGGAASVNLRIPEGGVNLTYISAPVKQ from the coding sequence ATGACAAAGCACAGCATACGCTGCGCCGCGTTGCTCGCGGCAACATTGCTGGTCAGCGCCTGTGGTGGCGGCAGCACGCAGCGCACCAGCACAGACAACTGGGACCATGCCCGGCTGGAATACAGCTTTCCCTATGACACGCAACAGGAAGTGTCCACCCGCGCGCCGGTGGCACTGCGTTTCTCGGACGCACTGACCGACACCGCGCCGGGTGATGCCGTACAGATTCTGGACGCGGCGGATCAACCCGTGGCATTCACCGCCGACACCGTGGACGACGGACGCAGCCTGGTGCTGACGCCGCTGAACCCGCTCGATCCGGCGGCGGCCTATCGCATCGTGCTTGGCACGTTGAACACCAGCGCAGGCGAGGCACGCGTACCGGCGGAGGGCATCCATTTCCGTACCCGGGCGGCTATCCGTGGCGGACGTGACGCGATGACGGTGACGCCGGATGACAGCGGCGGCTTTGTGATCAATCGGGTTATTCCCGATGGTGATGTACTGCCGGTGATGGATTTCTCCAGCTTCCGTGTGCAGTTCAGCCAGCCACTGGCGCGTGCGAGTGTGCGTTACGGCGACACGGTGTCGCTGACCGATGGCGACGGCACGCTTGTGCCGGCGGCGGTCCTGGTAAAAGGACACTACCTGACGCTGGACCCGACAGCAGACCTGACACCGGGTGAAACCTACCAATTCACCGCCGGTGCAGGGTTGCGCAACGTGTTCGATGAGCCGTTCACCGAAACCAGCCTGAGCTGGACGCCGAAGGATTCTGCGCCGCGTGAAATTCTGGTGCAACGCGCCGCAGATTCGCAGGACGGCACCATTCTTTCGCCATTGACCGGCGCCCCTATCAACAGCGTGCCGGTGAATGCGTTGCTGCTGGGGGATGAATCCAGCTCGCAGCAACAGGGCGACGTGCATGCAGAGCTGGCGTTCGTGCCGAACTTTCCGGACGTGACGCCGCTGCGTGTGCCGCGTGGATCGCTGCTGCGTGGTTCCTCGGTAACGGTGGACATCGCCGGCCAGGTGCCGGCGGGATTTGAGACCGGCGAAATCAGTGTGCGCTTCGTCTCCGACGCCAGCGGTTTCCTGCTGCCGAACCGCTACACGCAAGCGGAAGATTCCCCGCGCCATGTGCAATTGTTCATGGATGTGGCGATGACGGCAGAAAATCCGGAAGCCAATGGCGCACTGAGCCAGGACCTGTTGCACCTGGAACTGGCCGGCACCGCCATCGTGGAAGACGGCGTGTTGGTGATCAACGCCATCGGTGTGGTCGAGCCGGAAGTGCTGGGTCTGGAGCAGGCCTGGGGCGTGCTGTCGTTCCGTCTGGAGGCGTATGCCGATCAGGGTAATGCGCCAGCGCCGGAGATCGACAGTGAACCACCGACGCTGCAGTCCTGGGTGCCGGGGGATCGTCTTCGCCAGGTGAAAGGCGGCGACCCGATGATTCTGAATTTCAGTGAAGCCCTGGATCCTGCCACGCTGGAAGGCGCCATCGGTGTCAGCATCAATGGCGCGGCCACAGATGACGTGAGCTGGTACCTGGACGGTGCCTCCGTGGTGCTGCGCCCGCAGGGCGGCCTGGCCTATAACACCGATTACGAAATCACCCTGAGTGACCAGATCGCTGATCTGGCCGGCAACACCCTGGCGCCGGAAACACTCACCTTCCGTACCGACACCTATATCGGTAACGGCGATCGCGCGCCGTTTGCCCTGACGGCCTATCCGGGCTTCCCCTGTGCCATCGAAAGTGGCAGCGCCGACCTGGCCAATGATATCCAGGGCACCTGTGTGACCAAGGAAGCCGGCACCGCCGGTGACGCCCTGCCGGTCACCTCGCTGCCCGCCAACCGCGCCATCCGCGTACGTTTCTCGCAATCCATGGATGCAGACAGCATCACGCTGGGCGAAAGCTGTGACACCGGCACCTTCCGGGTCGAGCGGGTGAACAACAGTGGCGTGTGTGAAGACGTGGTGCCCGGCACACTGTCCGTTGCCGAGCGGGGTGTGACCTTTGAGCCGGACAGCGCATGGGAAGAGGGCGTTCTGTATCGGTATGTGCTGGCCTCCGATAGCTCGCCGACCTGCGGCACCAATGCCATCTGTTCGGTGTTCAATGCCCCGCTGCAGACGGCCATGTTGCGCGAGAATGATGCTCTGGCCGGCGGGCCACCGATGCAGGTGTACTTCCGTGGCACGGCTGTCACTGACAGCGTAATGCAGACACTGTCCAACCTGCCGACCGCCGATGTGAACGCCAACTTTGTGCTGGATGACGGCGAGCAGGGCGCCGTGGAAGAACCGCCGGGCAGCGGTGTTTTCCCGACACCGGCGAACGCCACACAGGTACTGGAAGTGTCCGGCGGTGGCCTGGTCGGCAAGGTCAACGTCGGCTGTGGCTTCTCGGGTATTGGCAACACACCGCAGACCTGCCCGGGCGAGAAGTTCATTTATCTCACCGGGGCGCTGGATGTGGACATCCTGGGCTGGGATGAGGCAGAAGGCGCGATCGCGGTGAATATCTATCCGACGCTGCTGATGACCTCTTCGCTTCGCACGTTCGCCACTATCCTGGGTATTTCGCAGGAAATTCCCACCGGCCCGCAGGTCATGCGGTTGCGCTACGCGCCGGATGACAATGGCGAACGCACCCGGCCGATTCCCGGCTGGATTCGTACTGGCCCAACGGGCCCGGTGTTCGAAACATCGCTGGACCTGTACCTGGATGCGCCATACCTGCATCCGCCGCTGGGCTTGTCGCACAACCTCAAGAGCTATCCGCTGGACGGCTTGAGTCTGAGTGGGCCGATCACCTTCCTGGAAGACGGCCGCATGCAGATCGAACAGGTCAGCCTGGGTGGATTGCCGATCAACGTGAGCATTGCCGGCGGCGCCGCCAGTGTGAACCTGCGCATCCCGGAAGGCGGTGTGAACCTGACCTACATCAGTGCTCCGGTGAAACAGTAA
- the gcvT gene encoding glycine cleavage system aminomethyltransferase GcvT: MGHRTPLYDRHLDQNARMVDFSGWDMPVHYGSLLEEHHAVRHSAGVFDVSHMTVVDVAGPGARDWLRHLLANDVDRIPVGRALYSAMLNPDGGVIDDLIVYRREQDYRLVVNCGTREKDLNWMTLQAEGFEVTLTERAELAMLAIQGPTARATLAGLLNGRRGEIINELKVFAFAEDGDWMIARTGYTGEDGVEIILPGDDAVVLWVQLMEAGIRPCGLGARDTLRLEAGMNLYGNDMDEAVSPLEAGMGWTLSFDGERDFIGRAALVQQQAAGHSVQVGLILQEKGVLRAHQKVITGAGEGEITSGTFSPTLGVSIALARVPAGSTGMAEVEIRNKRLPVQIVRPPFVRNGKTVYTQQ, translated from the coding sequence ATGGGACACCGCACCCCCCTTTACGACCGGCACCTGGACCAGAATGCCCGCATGGTCGATTTCAGCGGCTGGGACATGCCGGTGCACTACGGCTCGCTGCTGGAAGAGCACCATGCCGTGCGCCACAGCGCCGGGGTGTTCGATGTATCGCACATGACCGTGGTGGACGTGGCCGGCCCCGGCGCCCGAGACTGGCTGCGCCACCTGCTGGCCAACGACGTTGACCGTATACCGGTCGGCCGCGCGCTGTATTCGGCCATGCTCAACCCGGACGGCGGCGTGATCGACGACCTGATCGTCTACCGCCGTGAGCAGGATTACCGCCTGGTGGTGAACTGCGGCACCCGCGAAAAAGACCTGAACTGGATGACGCTGCAGGCCGAAGGTTTTGAGGTGACGCTCACCGAGCGCGCGGAGCTGGCCATGCTGGCCATCCAGGGCCCGACCGCCCGGGCGACCCTGGCCGGCCTGCTCAACGGCCGCCGTGGCGAAATCATCAACGAGTTGAAAGTGTTCGCCTTTGCCGAAGACGGCGACTGGATGATCGCCCGTACCGGCTACACCGGCGAAGACGGCGTGGAAATCATCCTGCCAGGCGATGACGCCGTGGTGCTGTGGGTGCAGCTGATGGAAGCGGGCATCCGCCCCTGCGGCCTGGGGGCACGTGACACCTTGCGCCTGGAAGCGGGCATGAATCTCTACGGCAACGACATGGACGAAGCGGTCAGTCCGCTCGAAGCCGGCATGGGCTGGACACTGAGTTTTGACGGCGAGCGTGACTTCATCGGCCGCGCCGCCCTGGTGCAGCAACAGGCCGCAGGCCACAGCGTGCAGGTTGGCCTGATCCTGCAGGAAAAAGGTGTGCTGCGCGCGCACCAGAAAGTCATCACCGGCGCCGGCGAAGGCGAGATCACCAGCGGCACCTTCTCGCCGACCCTGGGCGTCTCCATCGCACTGGCCCGTGTGCCGGCCGGCAGCACCGGCATGGCAGAGGTGGAAATTCGCAACAAACGGCTGCCGGTCCAGATCGTGCGGCCGCCGTTCGTGCGCAATGGCAAGACCGTCTACACACAGCAGTAG
- a CDS encoding outer membrane protein transport protein, whose protein sequence is MITAQANMGNTATTYGVLPTDIASAQALSLFNSQVSATYYNPAYLAADTRGELTGGLFHADHELRVNSQGGPQPIVRAGGDVLEDDPSQQVLIGMKTNLTSLTRYDRPLYLGFMAGVEKYGKEMMAFNSQTSQEGQFFNYGRQPLFLNIGGAMQLWRGIDVGVSARVTLHSSADLSARTDLAGNTQYEALSVEAKPVFRPIVGVNINWGETLCSQTDCWLDNLETAFSYRGYSNTHTSVKANTVIPGTIPSPGLTLAIKTLDSFQPEIIAAGVQYRFGRARVGFTGEIQRWSRLEDEFERDTLKDQANLSFRDIFIPRLGAEFQVNDIFSVTTGVAYEKSALKSDRSLDVNYLDNDRLVVGLGVSAEFKNAPILAYPVRLDVGYQYHHLRDRDFDLVSSDPNVTTNPYETVTADGEVHVFSGSITLKF, encoded by the coding sequence ATGATCACAGCCCAGGCCAACATGGGTAATACCGCCACCACCTACGGCGTTCTTCCTACCGATATCGCTTCCGCTCAGGCACTTTCCCTGTTCAACAGTCAGGTGTCTGCCACGTATTACAACCCGGCCTACCTTGCCGCCGACACGCGCGGCGAGCTGACTGGCGGCCTATTTCACGCTGATCACGAATTGCGGGTGAACAGCCAGGGCGGTCCGCAGCCGATAGTCCGTGCCGGCGGTGATGTGCTGGAGGACGATCCCTCACAGCAGGTGCTGATCGGCATGAAAACCAACCTCACCTCGCTGACGCGTTACGACCGGCCGTTGTATCTCGGTTTCATGGCGGGTGTGGAAAAGTACGGCAAGGAAATGATGGCCTTCAATTCGCAGACGTCGCAGGAAGGCCAGTTCTTCAACTACGGGCGCCAGCCACTGTTCCTGAATATCGGCGGCGCCATGCAGCTCTGGCGCGGTATCGATGTGGGTGTGTCGGCACGCGTCACCCTGCATTCCTCTGCTGACCTGAGCGCGCGCACTGATCTGGCGGGCAACACCCAGTATGAAGCGCTGTCGGTGGAGGCCAAGCCCGTGTTCCGCCCGATTGTCGGCGTCAACATCAACTGGGGTGAAACCCTGTGTTCGCAAACGGATTGCTGGCTCGACAATCTGGAAACTGCGTTTTCCTATCGCGGTTACTCCAATACGCACACCAGCGTCAAAGCCAACACCGTCATTCCCGGCACCATTCCGTCGCCGGGCCTGACGCTGGCGATCAAGACGCTGGATTCCTTCCAGCCGGAAATCATTGCCGCCGGTGTGCAGTACCGTTTCGGGCGCGCGCGGGTCGGCTTTACCGGCGAAATACAGCGCTGGTCGCGGCTGGAAGACGAATTCGAGCGTGACACATTGAAAGACCAGGCCAACCTGTCGTTCCGCGATATCTTTATTCCGCGTCTGGGTGCCGAGTTCCAGGTGAATGATATTTTCTCCGTCACCACAGGTGTGGCGTATGAGAAATCAGCACTGAAAAGCGACCGCTCGCTGGATGTGAATTATCTCGATAACGACCGTCTTGTCGTCGGCCTGGGTGTCAGCGCCGAATTCAAGAACGCACCGATTCTGGCCTATCCGGTACGCCTGGATGTGGGCTACCAGTACCACCATCTGCGCGACCGTGACTTCGATCTGGTCTCCAGTGACCCGAACGTGACGACCAACCCGTATGAAACCGTGACCGCCGATGGCGAAGTCCACGTGTTCAGCGGTTCCATCACGCTGAAATTCTGA
- the gcvH gene encoding glycine cleavage system protein GcvH translates to MSDIRPELRYAASHEWIRLEDDGTAYVGISDHAQDAMGDLVFVELPEVGQKLETGDEAGVVESVKAASDIYAPVSGEIVAVNDALEDTPELVNQDPYGDGWLFRLRINDKADLDELLSADEYREQLESED, encoded by the coding sequence ATGAGCGATATTCGTCCGGAGTTGCGTTACGCCGCCAGCCACGAGTGGATCCGTCTTGAGGATGACGGCACCGCGTATGTGGGTATCAGTGACCACGCCCAGGACGCCATGGGCGATCTGGTGTTCGTGGAACTGCCGGAAGTGGGCCAGAAGCTGGAAACCGGCGACGAAGCCGGCGTGGTGGAATCCGTCAAAGCGGCCTCTGACATCTATGCCCCGGTGTCCGGCGAAATCGTCGCCGTCAACGACGCCCTGGAAGACACCCCGGAACTGGTCAACCAGGACCCCTACGGTGACGGCTGGCTGTTCCGCCTGCGCATCAACGACAAGGCCGACCTGGATGAACTGCTCAGCGCCGATGAATACCGCGAGCAGCTTGAAAGCGAAGACTGA
- a CDS encoding Ig-like domain-containing protein, with amino-acid sequence MKTITRYLPLLLAGLWLTGCGGDGSQRVTFPGNNPGGELFYTYPDAGQDGVSVHAPLVLRLSKPVVNGDSLDDSNVRLSRDGDDVPIDLELVSDDQSLVVRPQAPLAFGTTYRLDVTGLQGEAGPISIPGNGFEFTTRLADKGPKSLRVSSDQFVLTGMFPDGDTLPLLDFSTLRFQFSQPIDTASIVYGDSLALEDAAGTLVPATVLAKGRFLTIDPLEDLTAGTRYTLRFSGNVTSLYDAALQAPFDGGFTYHFLPGDTTPRETMVLRAPATGEPSQLTGETINLVPVIATLLGDETQSQQQGDIYNELAFVPNFPDATPLRIPRGSLLAGDALEVNIGGVVPAGFDSGEVVVRFVSDATGYLLPNPYSTAEDAPRQLRVFMDIAIATATPQANAAFNQDVLHLELIGQAIVEDGVLVADALTVVESEVLGLETAFGTLSFRMEAYDDQLNAPPQPEDTTPPQLQSWMPGASPFQENSDKQRPGDPIVLHFDEPLDPNSLDGQITVTEDGVPVAFDHYLDGVALVLRTDQDYGRTYAVTLGNAITDLAGNALDAQTVSFIMPTYAEGPAASPLPLTTYPGFPCVTTARDLANDNAGYCLGGMATDDRLRLPSMPANRDIEVRFSQVMNQDSFVLGQSVRVERVDANGTALGDVPGRLALWAREMRFIPDAPWEEGVLYRYTLASNGNIQGNACTPGSMICSEAGLPLKTRVLAQTVAQAPTLDGGGPNLEIYFRGAPATRWVRQPLGNLPTADVNSNTVRDPDEDNAVDNPVLTANGARLEVTGAGGAVTAAEVGCEPGEECPRDKYIYLTGTLNADVVGYRSPDELDLTDPSLPPEVVSNGGVLVYLYPTALQTTNVVVYADAAIGEADPASTGPQTMRMRATCDARSGGAPNPPHSAAIAACGEGEHGLVPGWIIEGNNGPEFTTSLNLYLDSPQLNPMVKILPAPLGDLLGIVDNLLGTLGGLLGLPQPPAINDLLAIPLTHNQRSYGFALSLRGPITFYDDGRMQIEQFNEFDVPLNVELSALGVLDAEVQLIIPAGGTNLNYISGAVKR; translated from the coding sequence ATGAAAACAATAACGCGCTATCTGCCGTTGCTGTTGGCCGGCCTGTGGCTGACCGGCTGTGGCGGTGACGGTTCCCAACGGGTCACCTTCCCCGGCAACAATCCTGGCGGCGAGCTGTTCTATACCTATCCCGACGCCGGCCAGGACGGGGTGTCTGTGCACGCACCGCTGGTGCTGCGTCTGTCAAAACCCGTGGTCAATGGCGACAGCCTGGACGACAGTAATGTGCGCCTGAGCCGCGATGGTGATGACGTACCGATCGATCTGGAACTGGTCAGCGATGACCAGAGCCTGGTGGTGCGCCCGCAGGCACCGCTGGCGTTCGGCACCACCTACCGGCTGGATGTGACGGGCCTGCAGGGCGAGGCCGGTCCGATCAGCATTCCCGGCAACGGCTTCGAGTTCACCACGCGCCTGGCCGACAAGGGGCCGAAGTCGCTGCGCGTCTCCAGTGACCAGTTTGTCCTGACGGGCATGTTCCCGGACGGCGATACGCTGCCACTGCTGGATTTCTCCACCTTGCGCTTCCAGTTCAGCCAGCCGATCGATACCGCCAGTATCGTCTACGGTGACAGCCTGGCGCTGGAAGATGCGGCCGGCACCCTGGTGCCGGCCACCGTGCTGGCCAAAGGGCGCTTCCTGACCATCGACCCACTGGAGGATCTCACCGCCGGCACGCGCTACACACTGCGCTTCAGTGGCAATGTCACCAGCCTGTACGACGCAGCACTGCAGGCGCCGTTCGATGGTGGCTTCACCTATCATTTCCTGCCGGGCGATACCACGCCACGGGAAACCATGGTGCTGCGCGCGCCGGCCACCGGCGAGCCGTCACAGCTCACCGGCGAAACCATCAATCTGGTGCCGGTGATCGCCACCCTGCTCGGCGACGAAACCCAGTCGCAACAGCAGGGCGACATCTACAACGAACTGGCGTTTGTGCCGAATTTCCCCGATGCGACGCCACTGCGTATTCCGCGCGGCAGCCTGCTGGCCGGTGATGCGCTGGAAGTCAATATCGGCGGCGTCGTCCCGGCCGGTTTCGATTCTGGCGAGGTGGTGGTGCGTTTCGTTTCCGATGCCACCGGCTACCTGTTGCCGAACCCCTACAGCACCGCCGAGGACGCCCCCCGGCAACTGCGGGTGTTCATGGACATCGCCATTGCCACGGCCACGCCGCAGGCCAACGCCGCGTTCAACCAGGATGTGCTGCATCTGGAACTGATCGGCCAGGCCATCGTCGAGGATGGCGTACTGGTGGCCGATGCGCTGACGGTGGTGGAAAGCGAAGTGCTGGGCCTGGAAACCGCCTTCGGCACACTCAGCTTCCGCATGGAAGCGTATGACGACCAGCTCAACGCGCCGCCACAGCCCGAGGACACCACACCGCCGCAACTGCAATCCTGGATGCCCGGCGCCAGCCCGTTCCAGGAGAACAGCGACAAGCAGCGCCCGGGTGACCCGATCGTGCTGCACTTTGACGAGCCGCTGGACCCGAACAGCCTGGACGGCCAGATCACCGTCACCGAAGACGGCGTGCCGGTGGCGTTTGATCATTATCTGGATGGCGTGGCGCTGGTGCTTCGCACCGACCAGGACTACGGCCGCACCTATGCCGTGACCCTGGGCAACGCCATCACCGATCTCGCCGGCAACGCCCTGGACGCGCAGACGGTGTCGTTCATCATGCCCACCTATGCAGAGGGCCCGGCCGCCTCGCCGTTGCCGTTGACCACCTACCCGGGCTTCCCCTGCGTGACCACCGCGCGGGACCTGGCCAACGACAACGCCGGTTATTGCCTTGGCGGCATGGCCACCGATGATCGCCTGCGCCTGCCATCCATGCCAGCCAACCGCGACATCGAGGTGCGCTTCTCGCAGGTCATGAACCAGGACAGCTTTGTGCTCGGCCAGAGCGTGCGTGTGGAGCGCGTGGACGCAAATGGCACCGCACTGGGCGATGTGCCGGGGCGCCTTGCCCTGTGGGCGCGTGAAATGCGCTTCATCCCGGATGCGCCCTGGGAAGAGGGCGTGCTGTACCGCTACACGCTGGCCTCCAACGGCAATATCCAGGGCAACGCCTGCACCCCTGGCAGCATGATCTGCTCCGAGGCCGGCCTGCCGCTGAAAACCCGCGTGTTGGCCCAGACGGTTGCCCAGGCGCCGACACTGGATGGCGGCGGCCCGAACCTGGAAATCTACTTCCGTGGCGCGCCGGCCACCCGCTGGGTGCGCCAGCCGCTGGGCAACCTGCCCACGGCTGACGTGAACAGCAATACTGTGCGTGACCCGGATGAAGACAACGCCGTGGACAACCCGGTGCTGACCGCCAATGGCGCCCGCCTGGAAGTGACCGGTGCCGGCGGGGCGGTCACCGCCGCCGAAGTAGGCTGTGAGCCGGGTGAAGAGTGTCCGCGTGACAAATACATTTACCTCACCGGTACCCTGAACGCCGATGTCGTCGGCTATCGCAGCCCGGATGAGCTGGACCTGACCGACCCGTCGCTGCCGCCGGAAGTGGTCAGCAATGGCGGCGTGCTGGTGTACCTGTACCCGACCGCGCTGCAGACCACCAACGTGGTGGTCTATGCCGACGCCGCCATCGGCGAGGCTGACCCGGCCAGCACCGGGCCGCAGACCATGCGCATGCGCGCCACCTGCGATGCGCGCAGCGGCGGCGCGCCAAACCCGCCTCACTCGGCTGCCATTGCAGCGTGCGGGGAGGGTGAGCACGGGCTGGTGCCGGGCTGGATCATCGAAGGCAATAACGGGCCGGAATTCACCACCAGCCTGAACCTGTACCTGGATTCGCCGCAGCTCAACCCGATGGTGAAGATCCTGCCGGCGCCGCTGGGCGACCTGCTCGGCATCGTCGACAACCTGCTCGGCACGCTCGGTGGCCTGCTCGGCCTGCCGCAACCGCCCGCCATCAACGACCTCTTGGCGATCCCGCTGACCCACAACCAGCGCAGCTACGGCTTTGCCCTGAGTCTGCGCGGGCCGATCACTTTCTACGACGATGGCCGTATGCAGATCGAGCAGTTCAACGAGTTCGATGTGCCGCTGAACGTGGAGCTGAGCGCGCTGGGCGTTCTGGACGCCGAGGTGCAGTTGATCATCCCGGCCGGCGGCACCAACCTGAACTACATCTCCGGAGCAGTGAAACGCTGA